In Pseudoroseomonas cervicalis, the DNA window AGGGCCCGCCCCACAGCCCGCGCACCCCGATCACCACGGCGAAGGAGGCGAAGGCCAGCAGCACCATGCCGCGCAGCCGCCGCCCGAGCCCCATGCGCAGCACCAGCCGCGCATCCTGCACGAGCGTCGGGTGCGGGCCGGGATTGGGGGCGGGGGCGGGCACCAGCCGCGCCACCAGCAGCGCCACCACCAGGCCGAGCGCCGCCGCCGCCCAGAAGCCGGCGCGCCAGCCCTGCCGCTCCACCAGCCAGGCCAGCGGCGAGGCGGAGAGCAGCATGCCGACATTGCCCACCCCCTGGATCAGCCCGGACCACAGGCCGAATTTCGCCGGCGTCAGCAGCTTGGCGGCGAGCGTCATCGGGCAGAGCAGCATGCCGCAGCAGCCGAGGCCGAGCACGATCTGCGCCAGCAGGAAACCCGGCGCGCCGCCGACCAGCGCCGCCAGCACCGCGCCGAGGGTGATGGTGGCCAGCAGCACCAGCGCCACCGGCCGCACCCCGTAGCGGTCCAGCGCCACGCCGAGCGGGATCTGCCCGGCGGCGAAGGCGAAGTGATAGGCGCCGGTCAGGCTGGCCAGCCCCTCGGCCGAGACGCCGAGATCGGCCGAGAGCACATCGGCCGCGATGGCCGGCAGGGTGCGCACCAGGTTGGACAGCATATGGCCGCAGGCCAGCACCAGCAGCGGCGCCATGAAGGCGGCCGAGCCCTCGCGCGGGGGGGTCATGGCATTTCCTCGGTTCCTCTTGGCGGCCGCCCCGGCAGGGCAGGCCACAGCGCAGGCCTAGCAGAGGCCGCGCCGCCTGCCTGCCCCCTCCGCCCGCATGGCAGCTTGGCGCCGGGAGGAAAAGCGCCGCCTCAGCGGCGCGGGCGCAGCCGCTCCGCCACCACCACGCCGAGGGCGCCCGCCAGCATCAGCAGCGCCATCGGCCGCGCCGTGCCATCGGCGAAATAGCTGAGCAGCAGGCCGCTGCTGCCGGCGATGGTGAATTGCAGCGTGCCCATCAGCGCCGAGGCCGAGCCGGCCTGGCTGGCATGGCGCGACAGCGCGCCCACCGCCGCATTGGGCAGCACGAAGGCGCTGGCCGAGACGGCGACGAAGATCGGCGCCATCAGCACCGCCCAATGCGCGGGCGATGCGAAGGCGAGCAGCGCCAGCACCCCGGCCGCCAGCAGGATCAGCAGCCCCGCCAGCCGCACCAGCCGCTGCGCCCCGAGCCGCAGCAGCAGCATCGGGTTGAACTGCGAGGCGATGATGAAGCCCGCCGCGTTCAGCCCGAAGATCAGCCCGAAGCGGGTCGGGTCCAGCCTGAACATGCCGACGAAGACGGCGGCCGAGCCGCCGACATAGGTGAACATCAGGAACATGCCGGCGCAGCCCATGGCGACATGCGCCAGGAAGTTCGGCTCGCGCAGGATCTGGAGGTAGCGCAGCAGCTGCGCGCCGAGGCCGAGGCGCAGCCGCCGCTCCGGCGCCAGCGTCTCCGGCAGCAG includes these proteins:
- a CDS encoding MFS transporter is translated as MTPPREGSAAFMAPLLVLACGHMLSNLVRTLPAIAADVLSADLGVSAEGLASLTGAYHFAFAAGQIPLGVALDRYGVRPVALVLLATITLGAVLAALVGGAPGFLLAQIVLGLGCCGMLLCPMTLAAKLLTPAKFGLWSGLIQGVGNVGMLLSASPLAWLVERQGWRAGFWAAAALGLVVALLVARLVPAPAPNPGPHPTLVQDARLVLRMGLGRRLRGMVLLAFASFAVVIGVRGLWGGPWLMEVKGLPRIEAGNVLLVCTLALIAGPALAGVLDRRLGQRRALLALGHALAGLLLLLLAAGGPGGWLAGLLGFAMLPPSGDALLLFGFGLSISIQPLIFAMTRAAVPPDEAGKALSAVNLSFFLGAAVLQAASGPVGASHGPGAAIAFLGVCVLACTVLFLATTRRAEAH
- a CDS encoding multidrug effflux MFS transporter, which codes for MPAWLPLLLGFLTAIGPLSTDMYLPAFPSIEADFGAPHGSAELTLAAWFLGLAVGQLVQGTLGDRLGRRRPLIAGLLVYLAGSIGCALATDIQSLALFRCIAAFGGSASMVLPRAIVRDLADGHAAARLMSRLMLVMGAAPILAPGLGGLMIGLGGWRPIFWFSSAYAVLSALLVWRLLPETLAPERRLRLGLGAQLLRYLQILREPNFLAHVAMGCAGMFLMFTYVGGSAAVFVGMFRLDPTRFGLIFGLNAAGFIIASQFNPMLLLRLGAQRLVRLAGLLILLAAGVLALLAFASPAHWAVLMAPIFVAVSASAFVLPNAAVGALSRHASQAGSASALMGTLQFTIAGSSGLLLSYFADGTARPMALLMLAGALGVVVAERLRPRR